Proteins encoded by one window of Cloeon dipterum chromosome 2, ieCloDipt1.1, whole genome shotgun sequence:
- the LOC135936693 gene encoding zinc finger protein ZIPIC-like isoform X1, whose amino-acid sequence MPLKPPLLNGTQVPQIFVPPFRLVDLNVLALKLWCSTCVLPLSLRDCVEDVESLFRSELKVGCPKCFKVAFVPLTLMEENGKLSAYGSEDILGSKLAGKNSEPSIEIMESYSLVESATLLQNTEENKLEERWETIQDPPENVESHVQEESQEVEEIIEVKVEPEDEDIIVEEIVLAREERATTNIPAPRKRGRKQTLEAFRDECLPVVQVVPRSPLTVVYSSSSESDHNQDDDGHKAVRSGGNVRHVLIDYSSDNYESPSEAEASDVWEPEETDSDSEDWILDEEDMDSESDEEFRKLKRLNYCSSGWMEKCIYCPLEFPNFLVASRHMRSEHPDYKALKCGLCNRKWKTAQGFNKHLYTHRPSKKRFFCEQCGTFWANLEKHMISHITEANFKCRECPAKLKTANRLWTHIKAVHKKCTCDFCHKVVGRKRIENHIRTHIGIKKRYECNICKARFVHRDNMKTHMRNNHNYVCLVCFKQFNCKPEQVQEHASKEHSAEEIKNSCVDGKNYEKVTRFQCQQCYRYLASKQSLQFHMNTHLKEGEPDGPQPKRRKKKGQES is encoded by the exons ATGCCTTTGAAACCTCCCTTGCTAAACGGTACTCAAGTGCCGCAAATATTTGTACCGCCTTTTCGCTTGGTCGACCTGAATGTCCTCGCGCTTAAGCTGTGGTGCTCGACCTGTGTGTTGCCTCTTTCCTTGAGAGACTGCGTCGAAGACGTCGAGTCATTGTTCAGATCAGAGCTAAAGGTTGGCTGCCCTAAGTGCTTCAAGGTTGCCTTTGTACCTCTCACACTGATGgaagaaaatggcaaattgTCTGCATATGGAAGCGAAGATATTCTAGGCTCGAAACTAGCTGGAAAGAACTCCGAGCCCTCGATTGAGATCATGGAGAGCTATTCGTTGGTGGAATCAGCCACGTTATTGCAGAACACAGAGGAAAACAAGCTGGAAGAGAGGTGGGAGACAATTCAAGATCCACCAGAGAACGTTGAGAGTCATGTACAAGAGGAATCACAGGAAGTAGAAGAAATAATTGAGGTGAAGGTGGAGCCTGAGGACGAAGATATTATCGTAGAAGAGATAGTATTAGCCAGGGAGGAACGTGCCACTACCAACATACCAGCTCCAAGGAAAAGGGGCAGGAAGCAGACATTAGAAGCTTTCCGAGATGAGTGTTTACCAGTTGTGCAAGTTGTACCACGGAGTCCACTAACTGTGGTGTATTCGTCATCGTCAGAATCCGATCACAATCAAGACGATGATGGCCATAAAGCTGTGCGATCTGGTGGCAACGTTCGACACGTGTTAATTGATTATTCAAGTGACAATTATGAATCGCCTTCAGAAGCTGAGGCTAGTGACGTCTGGGAACCAGAGGAGACAGATTCAGACAGTGAAGATTGGATTCTTGACGAGGAAGACATGGATTCGGAATCGGACGAAGAGTTTAGGAAATTAAAGCGTTTGaa TTATTGCAGCTCTGGTTGGATGGAAAAGTGCATTTACTGCCCACTGGAATTTCCCAACTTCTTGGTAGCCTCCAGGCACATGAGGTCAGAGCATCCCGACTACAAAGCTCTGAAGTGTGGATTGTGTAACAGGAAATGGAAAACCGCTCAAGGCTTCAATAAGCACCTCTACACCCACCGGCCGAGCAAGAAACGGTTCTTCTGTGAGCAATGCGGCACGTTTTGGGCCAATCTGGAGAAACACATGATCTCTCACATCACAGAGGCCAATTTCAAATGCCGAGAGTGCCCGGCCAAACTGAAGACGGCAAATCGACTGTGGACGCATATTAAAGCGGTGCACAAGAAATGCACCTGTGACTTCTGTCACAAAGTCGTTGGGAGGAAGCGGATCGAAAACCACATCAGGACACACATCGGAATCAAAAAGCGATACGAGTGCAACATTTGTAAAGCCCGTTTTGTGCACAGAGACAACATGAAAACCCACATGAGGAACAACCACAACTATGTCTGCTTAGTTTGCTTCAAGCAATTCAACTGCAAGCCTGAACAGGTGCAGGAGCACGCCAGCAAAGAGCACTCCGCCGAGGAAATCAAGAACAGCTGCGTGGACGGCAAGAATTACGAAAAAGTGACCCGCTTCCAGTGCCAACAATGCTACAGATACCTGGCGTCGAAGCAGTCGCTCCAGTTCCACATGAACACTCATTTGAAAGAGGGTGAACCTGATGGTCCACAGCCAAAAAGGAGGAAGAAAAAGGGCCAAGAATCTTAA
- the LOC135937994 gene encoding uncharacterized protein LOC135937994 — MADSAEDYEFIVLEDSPGTFEVNSSLLEFRDNSIVNLVNISILDESEEAEKPKERRKRKRKSPIRYRPVYGQKLPKKVSIVQDPAERGQNADAQEETDKDQTVEEEPPPDWYQFNPNFRLVDLNLMAKKLWCEPCSEPLSLRNCVEDKQRLYNSEIRVKCHKCSETVEFPLTWLSPTGSLSAYRRPGNMNNTSQRNRKLGSKCSELNEALGFKFPVEAKSGSNSSDSEDSETTLAPALPAEYVLVDNENDSLSADSVVSEQSQLSGTDVRS, encoded by the coding sequence ATGGCTGATTCTGCGGAAGATTACGAGTTCATCGTTCTCGAAGACAGTCCGGGCACTTTTGAGGTTAATAGTAGTCTTCTCGAGTTCAGGGACAACAGCATTGTCAACTTGGTGAACATTTCAATCTTAGACGAGTCTGAAGAAGCAGAGAAACCAAAAGAGAGGCGAAAGAGGAAACGAAAATCACCAATTCGATACAGACCTGTGTACGgacaaaaattgccaaaaaaagTGTCGATAGTGCAAGACCCTGCGGAAAGAGGCCAAAATGCAGATGCCCAGGAGGAGACGGACAAAGACCAAACAGTCGAGGAAGAGCCCCCGCCAGATTGGTATCAATTCAATCCAAACTTTCGGCTGGTCGACCTCAATTTGATGGCAAAAAAACTGTGGTGCGAGCCATGTTCTGAGCCACTGTCGCTCAGAAATTGTGTCGAAGACAAGCAAAGACTGTACAATTCTGAGATCAGAGTCAAGTGCCACAAGTGTTCAGAAACGGTCGAGTTCCCTTTGACGTGGCTGTCGCCAACCGGCAGTTTATCAGCGTATCGCAGACCAGGCAACATGAACAACACAAGTCAGAGGAATAGGAAACTGGGCTCTAAATGCTCAGAACTGAATGAGGCGCTTGGCTTCAAGTTCCCCGTTGAGGCTAAATCAGGAAGCAACAGTTCCGACTCGGAAGACAGCGAAACAACGTTAGCACCTGCACTACCTGCAGAATATGTTTTGGTGGATAATGAAAATGACTCTTTGAGCGCAGATTCGGTTGTCAGTGAACAAAGTCAATTATCTGGTACGGACGTAAGGAGTTGA
- the Tbca gene encoding tubulin-specific chaperone A codes for MADPRVKSLKIKSGILKRITKEKVLYVQEAEKQGEKVKQMKEKEEDEYHIRKQEEVLAESRMMVPECQKRLVKAYEDLKNLIDFETDLKGSEEYKVALGILGDAEVHIDSAN; via the exons ATGGCCGATCCTAGGGTTAAATCTCTCAAGATCAAATCGGGTATTTTGAAGAGGATTACCAAGGAAAAGGTTTTGTACGTCCAGGAGGCTGAAAAGCAGGGCGAAAAAGTGAAGCAGATGAAAGAAAAAG aGGAGGACGAGTATCACATCCGTAAGCAAGAAGAAGTATTAGCCGAGTCCCGGATGATGGTTCCTGAATGTCAGAAACGCCTTGTCAAAGCCTATGAAGATCTGAAAAACctgattgattttgaaacagaCCTCAAGGGCTCAGAAGAATATAAAGTGGCACTCGGTATTCTCGGCGACGCTGAAGTGCACATTGATTCTGCCaactaa
- the LOC135936693 gene encoding serendipity locus protein delta-like isoform X2 translates to MPLKPPLLNGTQVPQIFVPPFRLVDLNVLALKLWCSTCVLPLSLRDCVEDVESLFRSELKVGCPKCFKVAFVPLTLMEENGKLSAYGSEDILGSKLAGKNSEPSIEIMESYSLVESATLLQNTEENKLEERWETIQDPPENVESHVQEESQEVEEIIEVKVEPEDEDIIVEEIVLAREERATTNIPAPRKRGRKQTLEAFRDECLPVVQVVPRSPLTVVYSSSSESDHNQDDDGHKAVRSGGNVRHVLIDYSSDNYESPSEAEASDVWEPEETDSDSEDWILDEEDMDSESDEEFRKLKRLNSGWMEKCIYCPLEFPNFLVASRHMRSEHPDYKALKCGLCNRKWKTAQGFNKHLYTHRPSKKRFFCEQCGTFWANLEKHMISHITEANFKCRECPAKLKTANRLWTHIKAVHKKCTCDFCHKVVGRKRIENHIRTHIGIKKRYECNICKARFVHRDNMKTHMRNNHNYVCLVCFKQFNCKPEQVQEHASKEHSAEEIKNSCVDGKNYEKVTRFQCQQCYRYLASKQSLQFHMNTHLKEGEPDGPQPKRRKKKGQES, encoded by the exons ATGCCTTTGAAACCTCCCTTGCTAAACGGTACTCAAGTGCCGCAAATATTTGTACCGCCTTTTCGCTTGGTCGACCTGAATGTCCTCGCGCTTAAGCTGTGGTGCTCGACCTGTGTGTTGCCTCTTTCCTTGAGAGACTGCGTCGAAGACGTCGAGTCATTGTTCAGATCAGAGCTAAAGGTTGGCTGCCCTAAGTGCTTCAAGGTTGCCTTTGTACCTCTCACACTGATGgaagaaaatggcaaattgTCTGCATATGGAAGCGAAGATATTCTAGGCTCGAAACTAGCTGGAAAGAACTCCGAGCCCTCGATTGAGATCATGGAGAGCTATTCGTTGGTGGAATCAGCCACGTTATTGCAGAACACAGAGGAAAACAAGCTGGAAGAGAGGTGGGAGACAATTCAAGATCCACCAGAGAACGTTGAGAGTCATGTACAAGAGGAATCACAGGAAGTAGAAGAAATAATTGAGGTGAAGGTGGAGCCTGAGGACGAAGATATTATCGTAGAAGAGATAGTATTAGCCAGGGAGGAACGTGCCACTACCAACATACCAGCTCCAAGGAAAAGGGGCAGGAAGCAGACATTAGAAGCTTTCCGAGATGAGTGTTTACCAGTTGTGCAAGTTGTACCACGGAGTCCACTAACTGTGGTGTATTCGTCATCGTCAGAATCCGATCACAATCAAGACGATGATGGCCATAAAGCTGTGCGATCTGGTGGCAACGTTCGACACGTGTTAATTGATTATTCAAGTGACAATTATGAATCGCCTTCAGAAGCTGAGGCTAGTGACGTCTGGGAACCAGAGGAGACAGATTCAGACAGTGAAGATTGGATTCTTGACGAGGAAGACATGGATTCGGAATCGGACGAAGAGTTTAGGAAATTAAAGCGTTTGaa CTCTGGTTGGATGGAAAAGTGCATTTACTGCCCACTGGAATTTCCCAACTTCTTGGTAGCCTCCAGGCACATGAGGTCAGAGCATCCCGACTACAAAGCTCTGAAGTGTGGATTGTGTAACAGGAAATGGAAAACCGCTCAAGGCTTCAATAAGCACCTCTACACCCACCGGCCGAGCAAGAAACGGTTCTTCTGTGAGCAATGCGGCACGTTTTGGGCCAATCTGGAGAAACACATGATCTCTCACATCACAGAGGCCAATTTCAAATGCCGAGAGTGCCCGGCCAAACTGAAGACGGCAAATCGACTGTGGACGCATATTAAAGCGGTGCACAAGAAATGCACCTGTGACTTCTGTCACAAAGTCGTTGGGAGGAAGCGGATCGAAAACCACATCAGGACACACATCGGAATCAAAAAGCGATACGAGTGCAACATTTGTAAAGCCCGTTTTGTGCACAGAGACAACATGAAAACCCACATGAGGAACAACCACAACTATGTCTGCTTAGTTTGCTTCAAGCAATTCAACTGCAAGCCTGAACAGGTGCAGGAGCACGCCAGCAAAGAGCACTCCGCCGAGGAAATCAAGAACAGCTGCGTGGACGGCAAGAATTACGAAAAAGTGACCCGCTTCCAGTGCCAACAATGCTACAGATACCTGGCGTCGAAGCAGTCGCTCCAGTTCCACATGAACACTCATTTGAAAGAGGGTGAACCTGATGGTCCACAGCCAAAAAGGAGGAAGAAAAAGGGCCAAGAATCTTAA
- the LOC135936120 gene encoding programmed cell death protein 7-like — MGDQSYQGWPNRMGQQPFAFPRFDFSRPPPPIQAPRHHVVPPQFFHHRPLGLPHTSSRKEGENSNEDNVWVQQWLIKRNKPEQTTQKRETEPRVKISEVKMRVHKLEEIMNELEFLKSSEESSQRVASLKNEALEITEFLKASQSQMVLSVKNRAKKRNLEKLRRQKRRAEKEKLILDRQAKHRQIDAWLQQQQEQVEKAKREEEMRKQADAVLCEVRQKQSFGKGFLQVLESLKKLRLLRAQAAADKKLFPTEEENERFNTMIGKLEDLWQLQLAEYGKEEQTLRVMLEEEKVNHQEKQQPSSFERNLKLWLMVLFGKEKGCVSDFESFHQNVNGLVSIRQCWDQFVVPRENILASSIPVGWVVPSKPSSDDWKELLGDLEKQ; from the exons ATGGGTGACCAGTCATATCAAGGGTGGCCAAACAGAATGGGCCAGCAACCCTTTGCGTTTCCTCGCTTCGACTTTTCAAGACCTCCTCCTCCCATTCAGGCTCCGAGGCACCATGTTGTTCCACCCCAATTTTTCCATCACCGGCCTCTCGGACTACCGCACACTTCTTCCCGAAAAGAAggggaaaattcaaatgaagaCAATGTTTGGGTCCAACAGTGGCTcattaaaagaaacaaaccTGAGCAGACGACCCAAAAGAGAGAAACTGAGCCCAGAGTGAAG ATATCAGAAGTGAAAATGAGGGTGCACAAGTTGGAGGAAATCATGAACGAGCTAGAATTCTTAAAATCGAGTGAAGAAAGCAGTCAGAGGGTCGCCAGTTTGAAG AATGAAGCCTTGGAAATTACCGAGTTTCTTAAGGCATCGCAGTCACAGATGGTTTTGTCGGTAAAAAATCGTGCAAAGAAAAGGaacttggaaaaattgaggcGGCAAAAGCGGAGAGCAGAAAAGGAAAAGCTGATTCTGGATCGCCAGGCTAAACATAGACAGATAGATGCTTggctgcagcagcaacaggAACAAGTAGAAAAAGCTAAAAGG GAAGAAGAAATGAGGAAGCAAGCTGATGCTGTGCTCTGTGAAGTTCGGCAGAAGCAGTCTTTTGGCAAGGGATTTTTGCAGGTGCTGGAGTCCTTGAAGAAGCTTCGTCTCCTTAGAGCGCAGGCAGCTGCAGACAAAAAGCTTTTCCCAACTGAAGAGGAAAATGAGAGATTCAATACTATGATTG GAAAACTTGAAGATTTGTGGCAACTGCAACTGGCGGAGTACGGAAAAGAGGAGCAGACTCTCAGGGTGATGTTAGAAGAGGAAAAAGTGAATCACcaggaaaagcagcagcccTCCTCGTTTGAAAGGAACCTGAAGCTTTGGCTAATGGTGCTATTTGGAAAAGAGAAAGGATGTGTCTCAGATTTTGAGTCCTTTCATCAAAATGTGAATGGCCTCGTTAGTATAAG GCAGTGCTGGGACCAGTTTGTGGTTCCCAGAGAGAACATTCTGGCCAGTTCAATTCCTGTTGGCTGGGTTGTACCAAGCAAACCCTCTTCTGATGATTGGAAGGAACTTCTTGGGGACttggaaaaacaataa
- the LOC135937996 gene encoding cytosolic carboxypeptidase 2-like: MQCGRMEPENGQPVRDLQASLFPVSPKGNYLSELLQSTLKTSHIEGSAEWKAQQKALSRLREPRDLFALKKEPYTQQIPRWPIECQVLEPQVEHIQYNPSLPEPYYVPTGRELQPRPVGEEAGTVIYDYNPTTSVSYFSRAVAGGVKAEPHIDIEDKENFDLQFESRFESGNLAKAIKVTETYYELYLRTDLYTSRHMQWFYFQIKNTRADVMYRLSIVNLMKQDSLYLHGMRPLMYSSKKAEMKKIGWHRVGDNITYFKNDLQREYRTDEEESPCFTLTFTLYFPYDQDTVYIAHCYPYTYSTLQEYLLNLQNHPVKSEYTKLRLLCRSLAGNNVYYLTVTEPASNEEKKKKPAIVVTARVHPGETPSSFMMKGLIDFLTGNSAPARELRAKFIFKLIPMLNPDGVIVGNNRCSLTGRDLNRQYRTVIRETYPPIWHTKVLLRRLSEDCGIALYCDLHAHSRRHNIFIYGCESRRPGDTPLQEQVFPLMMRKNSPDKFCFESCKFRVQRSKEGTGRVVVWMMGVPNSYTMEASFGGSTLGSRCDTHFSMSDFEGLGRCFCETLLDFCDDEPSKERLRAKIIDRLLKEGSSADEPLNINLSDYSSDEGDTSSASDEENEMDGKMTRLALPDQPRDSWCDGASRAKEEDPTQKEISQAKITKQADESVTISGKILTPRRLSLRMPRATVDFTDSEIPLCEERSKSASSSIRRHRRREWIKRFNGQQPAIDPRAKEMPPELIVVQAQVYESSFDFGDANVPAAKETVTESLSLPSISKNASATQERHRSGSFQQMQSMPAYRAFYESRKVLTQRKAVEEKLMPPQSPPSKSKPKLQRQKTIRKSSKDETELSTPKAEEAVAKAAKRGAKLRAKLKKASIVSVAVTRTKQIAETVVKLDPQTKIIKATTATGQRVPSPGKKKGRKISRGQSTDF; encoded by the exons ATGCAATGTGGCAGAATGGAGCCAGAGAACGGACAGCCTGTCAGAGATCTTCAAGCCTCCCTCTTTCCAGTCTCGCCAAAAG GAAACTATCTGTCAGAGCTGCTTCAGAGCACTTTGAAAACTTCGCACATTGAAGGTAGTGCAGAATGGAAAGCGCAGCAGAAAGCATTGTCGCGCCTTCGAGAGCCCCGGGATCTGTTTGCTCTGAAAAAGGAGCCTTACACGCAGCAGATTCCGCGCTGGCCGATCGAGTGTCAGGTGCTGGAGCCTCAAGTCGAGCACATCCAATACAACCCTTCCCTTCCCGAACCCTACTATGTGCCAACTGGAAGGGAGCTGCAGCCGCGACCGGTCGGCGAGGAGGCTGGAACAGTGATATACGACTATAATCCCACAACCTCAGTTTcctat TTTAGCAGAGCAGTCGCTGGTGGTGTCAAAGCAGAGCCTCATATCGATATTGAagacaaggaaaattttgatttgcaattcGAGTCCAGATTTGAGTCTGGGAATTTAGCAAAA GCCATTAAAGTGACAGAAACCTATTATGAATTGTATTTGAGGACCGACTTGTACACCTCCAGACACATGCAATGGTTCTACTTCCAGATTAAAAACACTAGAGCCGACGTCATGTACAG GTTGTCTATAGTCAATTTGATGAAGCAAGACAGTCTATACTTGCACGGCATGAGGCCGCTGATGTATTCCAGCAAAAAggctgaaatgaaaaaaattggctggcACAGAGTTGGTGACAACATAACCTACTTCAAGAATGATTTACA AAGGGAATATCGGACTGACGAAGAAGAGAGCCCGTGCTTCACCTTGACGTTCACTCTATATTTCCCGTATGATCAGGACACAGTGTATATCGCTCATTGCTACCCATACACATATTCCACCTTGCAAGAATATCTTCTAAATTTACAA AATCACCCAGTCAAGTCTGAATACACAAAATTGCGCCTGCTATGCAGATCGCTGGCTGGAAATAACGTTTATTACTTGACAGTGACAGAGCCAGCCAGCAATGAAGAAAAG aaaaagaagcCTGCAATCGTTGTGACAGCCAGGGTTCATCCTGGAGAAACGCCGTCCTCTTTTATGATGAAAGGTCTCATTGACTTTTTGACTGGAAACTCTGCCCCCGCGAGG GAACTGCGTGCAAAATTCATATTCAAGCTCATTCCAATGCTCAACCCGGACGGAGTAATCGTAGGCAACAATCGGTGCTCACTGACTGGCAGAGATTTGAACCGGCAATATCGCACAGTCATCAGGGAAACCTATCCACCAATTTGGCACACCAAAGTGCTTCTTCGCAGACTCAGCGAGGACTGCGGCATCGCCCTTTACTGCGACCTCCACGCACATTCCAGGAGgcacaacatttttatttatggatGTGAAAGCAGGCGCCCGGGCGACACGCCACTCCAGGAACAAGTCTTCCCACTGATGATGAGGAAAAATTCGCCTGATAAG TTTTGCTTTGAGAGCTGCAAGTTTCGCGTGCAACGATCCAAGGAGGGCACTGGCAGGGTGGTCGTGTGGATGATGGGGGTGCCAAACAGCTACACGATGGAAGCCTCCTTCGGTGGTTCCACCCTGGGGTCCAGGTGCGATACCCACTTCTCTATGTCCGACTTTGAGGGGTTGGGCCGGTGCTTCTGTGAAACTTTGCTCGACTTCTGCGACGATGAGCCGAGCAAGGAAAGGCTGAGGGCAAAAATTATCGACAGACTCTTGAAGGAAGGTTCCAGTGCTGATGAGCCGCTCAATATCAATTTGTCTGATTATTCCAG tgACGAAGGAGACACTAGTTCCGCTTCTGACGAAGAGAACGAAATGGATGGGAAAATGACAAGATTAGCCTTACCAGATCAGCCCAGAGACTCTTGGTGCGACGGTGCTAGCAGAGCTAAAGAAGAGGATCCAACGCAAAAGGAAATAAGCCAAGCAAAGATCACTAAGCAG GCGGATGAAAGTGTCACGATCTCTGGAAAAATTCTGACGCCTCGTCGCCTTTCCCTGCGAATGCCAAGGGCTACAGTAGACTTCACTGACTCGGAAATTCCTCTGTGCGAGGAGCGTTCCAAATCAGCTTCGTCTTCAATCAGACGGCACAGAAGGAGGGAATGGATTAAAAGGTTCAACGGCCAACAGCCCGCGATCGACCCAAGGGCGAAGGAAATGCCTCCAGAACTGATCGTTGTCCAGGCACAG GTGTACGAGTCTAGTTTTGATTTTGGCGATGCTAACGTGCCAGCTGCCAAAGAGACCGTGACAGAGAGTTTAAGTTTACCCAGCATCTCCAAAAATGCATCTGCAACGCAAGAAAGGCACAGATCAGGTTCATTTCAACAGATGCAATCAATGCCAGCATACAG AGCATTTTATGAATCGCGTAAGGTTCTGACTCAAAGAAAAGCAGTAGAAGAAAAGTTAATGCCACCGCAAAGTCCGCCTTCAAAATCAAAACCGAAATTGCAGCGGCAAAAGACAATCCGAAAGAGCAGTAAAGACGAAACAGAGCTCAGCACCCCAAAAGCCGAAGAGGCCGTTGCAAAGGCAGCAAAGCGGGGCGCTAAACTAAGGGCCAAATTAAAGAAGGCCAGCATCGTTTCTGTGGCCGTCACGAGAACAAAACAAATAGCGGAAACGGTAGTCAAACTAGATCCGcagaccaaaattattaaagcgaCCACTGCCACGGGCCAAAGGGTGCCTTCGCCAGGCAAGAAGAAAGGGAGGAAAATTTCCAGAGGACAGTCAACTGATTTCTAA